One window of the Eucalyptus grandis isolate ANBG69807.140 chromosome 8, ASM1654582v1, whole genome shotgun sequence genome contains the following:
- the LOC104430569 gene encoding salutaridinol 7-O-acetyltransferase, whose product MEMLVEVISREAVKPSSPTPHHLKTFNLCLLDQMTPAYYTPMMFFYPVHKPRGLSLTVECISSTLKKSLSEALARFYPLAGRLDRNNLHIDCNDAGILYVEAQVRGSLSEFLKKPEIGLLDEFLPLRGLSTTPEEESVLLGIQVNVFSCRG is encoded by the coding sequence ATGGAGATGCTGGTTGAAGTGATTAGTAGAGAGGCAGTAAAGCCTTCATCCCCAACACCTCACCACCTAAAGACCTTCAATTTGTGCCTCCTTGACCAAATGACCCCCGCGTACTACACCCCCATGATGTTCTTCTACCCCGTTCACAAACCTCGTGGTCTCTCCTTGACCGTTGAGTGCATCTCCAGCACGCTAAAGAAGTCCCTATCCGAGGCCCTAGCCCGATTTTACCCACTAGCCGGACGGCTCGATAGGAACAACCTTCACATTGATTGCAATGATGCCGGCATTCTGTATGTCGAGGCCCAAGTGCGCGGCTCGCTATCAGAGTTCCTCAAGAAGCCCGAGATCGGTCTACTAGATGAGTTCCTCCCGTTACGTGGACTTTCGACTACGCCAGAGGAGGAGTCGGTTTTATTGGGAATTCAAGTGAATGTGTTCTCGTGTAGGGGGTAG
- the LOC120286596 gene encoding BAHD acyltransferase At5g47980-like: MDGTTISAFLRTWAAIAAGSLDRVMQAECTAASTLFPESKVMPPNARVWIGTPFVKPGRSSPRRFLFDSKALSTLKDLARSESVSKPTRIEALTGFIWKHAMGASRKATSVGSPSALVHSVNLRRRTKPSLPEHAVGNIDWKAFAVHDSLEAEAELPRLVEPLRRLIAEIDGDLMKKIWGETALVEVSKWLGEVKEIYERAKHDCYTFVNWCNMGFNDVDFGWGRPAWVSLGNFGDEAFRNLVILVDAPSGDGIEAWIVLEEREMVPLERDPKFLAFASPRSSA, from the exons ATGGACGGGACCACAATAAGCGCTTTCctccggacctgggccgccatagctGCAGGGTCTCTTGATCGAGTTATGCAAGCAGAATGCACGGCCGCGTCGACCCTATTTCCAGAAAGCAAGGTGATGCCTCCTAATGCCCGCGTGTGGATAGGGACACCCTTTGTAAAGCCGGGGAGGAGCAGTCCAAGGAGATTTTTGTTCGACTCGAAAGCCTTATCAACATTGAAGGACCTCGCAAG GAGCGAAAGTGTTTCGAAACCAACTCGGATCGAAGCTTTAACAGGCTTCATTTGGAAACATGCGATGGGAGCTTCCAGAAAAGCCACAAGTGTCGGATCACCATCGGCCCTAGTTCACTCTGTAAATCTCCGGCGCCGGACTAAACCCTCTCTGCCCGAGCATGCAGTTGGGAATATTGATTGGAAGGCCTTCGCCGTTCACGACTCTCTGGAAGCAGAGGCTGAGCTTCCCCGCCTAGTCGAGCCACTGAGGAGATTGATTGCAGAGATCGACGGTGACCTCATGAAGAAAATCTGGGGCGAGACTGCGCTCGTAGAGGTATCGAAATGGCTAGGAGAGGTGAAAGAGATATATGAAAGGGCCAAGCATGACTGCTACACTTTTGTGAACTGGTGTAACATGGGATTCAATGATGTGGACTTTGGTTGGGGAAGGCCAGCATGGGTAAGTCTTGGGAATTTTGGGGATGAAGCGTTTAGGAATTTGGTCATTCTGGTGGACGCACCGTCCGGGGATGGAATAGAAGCATGGATCGTGCTTGAGGAACGAGAGATGGTCCCATTGGAACGCGATCCCAAGTTCCTAGCATTTGCTTCTCCTAGGTCTTCTGCGTAA
- the LOC120286599 gene encoding uncharacterized protein LOC120286599 — protein MEAVLPVEVEIPSLRVLSQIKLSEAEWIQQRFEQLNMIDENRVKALCHGQSYQKRVARSFNRKVRPRHFEINDLVLRKVLPIIPDPRGKFTPNYEGPYIVKKVLPGGALILVEMDGHELPRPVNADSVKKISDEDSTYPQEVHLKSAKLSKVSILL, from the exons ATGGAAGCTGTATTACCCGTGGAAGTGGAAATTCCTTCACTGAGGGTACTTTCTCAAATCAAGCTCTCTGAAGCTGAATGGAttcaacaaagatttgaacaacttaatatgattgatgaaaatagGGTAAAAGCTTTATGCCATGGACAAAGCTATCAGAAGAGAGTAGCTAGGTCATTTAATCGCAAAGTTAGACCAAGACATTTTGAGATCAACGATCTTGTCTTGAGGAAGGTTTTACCTATCATTCCAGATCCTCGCGGGaagtttactccaaactatGAAGGTCCATATATTGTAAAGAAAGTGCTACCCGGTGGGGCACTAATCCTTGTAGAAATGGATGGTCATGAATTGCCAAGACCTGTAAATGCTGAttctgtcaagaa gatCTCTGACGAAGATTCTACCTATCCGCAGGAGGTTCATCTCAAGAgtgcaaaactttcaaaagtgtcCATTCTTCTATAG